The Candidatus Bathyarchaeota archaeon DNA segment GCTGCAACGCTGATTATAAGATCATGTGTTTCGCTTGTGTCCCCGCCTAAAACATAAGCGTCATATTCTCTTACGCCTGCATTCAATCCTTTTCCAATCTGCTCGATGTCTTGCTTTGTTAGATTTCGCGGGATGCCTAAAGACACGAGGAGTCCTAAAGGTTTTACGCCTTTTGCAGCAAGGTCGCTGACGTTCATGACGACTGCCTTGCGGGCTGCCTGCCAATAACTCATACAGGGCGGGACGTCGGTTTTGCCTACAAGCATGTCCGTTTTCAGAACTACAAGATTATCATCGCCGTATTCGATGGCTGATACGTCGTCGCCGAAAGGCACTGACATGATTGGAGCTTTGTCTAAATGCTTCCATATGGTTTCGATTATTTTACGTTCACCAAGCCTATCTGCTGTGTTCAATTTGACACCCTTCTCTTGTAGAGGAATTGTTGTAGCTTGGCTTAAATATCACCTTTTTTGACTGCTCCCCCCTTTTGGATAGGGAAATGATTAAATTTATGAATGTTGTTTTGCTGTAGGAAATTCGGGGGAAAATGATTTGTTGAAAATTAGGCGTTTCGTTCAAGGAAGAGATGAAAAAGACTGGGTTAGAGTATGGAATGCAGCGCACAAGGAATATGACGATATGAGGCAAATGACGGTGGACGAATTTAGGATTGCTGAAAAAGCACCTAATTTTGATCCTGAAGGGAGATTTATTGCAGAACTGAATGAGCAGCCAGTTGGAATTATTCATGCCCATGTTGACAAAAAAAGAAGGGAAAAGAAGGGGTTCATGAGATCTTTTGGCATTATTCCTGAGTTTCGAGGTAAAAGCATAGAAGAAAAACTTGCGGAAACTGCTCTGAAGGAGTTAAAGAGTCGGGGGATGATGATTGTTCAAGGGTGGGCTGCCGATAGCAGGGAAGATAGGATTCGCCTTTGGGAGAACCTGGGGTTTAAACTGGTTCGTAAGTTTAGCTTAATGAAAGGAGACTTGGATGAGATTCCTTCAGGTATTGGAGAAAACGAGGAAGTGGTGCTGACAACGGTTAGAAAAGATTCGGACGAGGATTTGAAAATGCTTAATTGGCTTGGTAACGAATGCTTCAAGGAACACTTCAACTATAGACCTGGCACTGTTGAAGAGACGATTTATTTTCTGCGAAAAGATCCGTTTTTCAGGGTTCAAGAATGGTTCTTCGTTAGTCTGGGTGAGGAACACGTGGGGTATATCGGAGTAGGTGTTGATGAGAAGTATAATGTTGAGAGGAATGTTAAGTGTGGGTGGATCATGGATATCGGTGTGTTGAAGCCTGACAGAATACGAGGGATTGGAACTAGATTGATGTTGCAGGGTATGGGGACGCTGAAGGATAAGGGTATGACTATGGCGATGTTGGGCGTAGACGATTGGAATGTGACGAAGGCGATGAAATTATATGAGAAGGTTGGCTTCAAAGTGACCAAGAAGGATCTGACTTACGAAAGAAACCTTGAATAGCCAAATTCTTCTTTTTTCTACTAGAATCTCCGAATATTTAAAATGCTGTTTTGCTCAGTCATTTAACACAGATGCCTCGGTGGCTCAGCATGGTAGAGCAACGGTTTCGTAAACCGTCGGCCGCGGGATCGAAGCCCGCCCGAGGCTCCAAGAGCTATAATGCCGTTCGTACTAATTTCAGAGTCTTCCAGCCTCCTTATTCCTCTACCCAGACGAATTCGGTCATTCCAATGCGCCCCGACCATTTTATGGAAGTCAAATAGAAGAAAAGATTTGGGAACTTCTGCCTTTTAGAAGGCGCTCCGACATTGTTTCGATTCTAAAGTATGTTTTGTAGATCGGCAAGATAGTTAATAACGTCGACGCAGGTTGCTGCAAGATATGGTCTTTTGCCTAGAGAGATTTTCCTACCGAAACGCAGAATATATTTTTCGTCTTTCTTCGGCAGCCCCACCTGATCGCCCAAAACAAACACAGGATCCTCCCCAAACTCCACATTCCAAATGTCTTCACCTTTCTCCTCAAGAACAAATACGTTCCGCTTTTTCCTCACAAGCCCTTGCAAACTCTCCTTCTCAACACTTATTCCCTGATGTGAGTCACCAGACAAAACCTTTCTAAGGATTTCCTCCCAAGTCCGCTCGTCGGTTCTCACATCCCGAACAATGTGTCCATCCACAGTTAAGCAAAGTGGAGGACAAGGTGGTCCACCCAAGATAACATGAAAGACAACGTTACGCCTTATGGCGCCAGAAGTAAACAAACCCAAAAGCAGACATTGATAAACAACGTCTAACCTACCAGCCTCCCTCAAGCTTTCGAAATTACCATCGGTTTTGCCCCGACGAGAATACAAGATAAACTCTCTCATACACTCAATAATGACACATTTGAGGGATTTCTAACTTTCCGTTCCATACCCATTTAGAACCCAACAGAATAAAATAATCAAAGCGCTGAACGCGCATATTAGCCAGAAAAGAAACAAATAAACAACTCCCTTAAACATCTCTAAATGCCATAGGAGAAGAACAGTCATGCGACAAAGAAACACTTCCCTTCCCGAAAAAGCAGGGGCATACTTCAAGCAAGGCTACAACTGTACCCAAAGTGTTCTACTTGCAATGCAAGAACACTACAAACTCGAAAACGAGCTCATCCCGAAAATCGCTACGGCCTTCGGAGGCCGGAATCGGAAGATGCGGCTCACTATGCGGAGCCCTAACAGGCGCCATAATGGCAATCAGAATAAAACATGGAACCAACCAGCAAACCCAGAAAACCGAGAAAAAGCATACACACTAGCCCAGAAGTTTTATGAACAATTCGTAAAAGAATGCGGCAGCACTTATTGTCGAGAACTCATCGGATACGATCTAACCAATCTAGAAGACCTTGAGAAGGCTAGGAAGTTAAACGTGTTTGACAAAAAATGATCCCACTTCGTAAAGAAAGCCGTTGAAATACTAATTAACTTAGAAACATAGCGAAGCCCCGAGCGGGAATTGAACCCGCGACCTACAGCTTACAAGGCTGTTGCTCTAGCCACTGAGCTACCGGGGCACACGTGTATTCTCCGACAGAACCAACAAACAAACAGCTTAAATATTTTGTTAAATACACACGCACATTTCACTTTATGCTACAGAGTTGTCGGAATGCAATTTAAGACCGATTATCAGGTT contains these protein-coding regions:
- a CDS encoding GNAT family N-acetyltransferase produces the protein MLKIRRFVQGRDEKDWVRVWNAAHKEYDDMRQMTVDEFRIAEKAPNFDPEGRFIAELNEQPVGIIHAHVDKKRREKKGFMRSFGIIPEFRGKSIEEKLAETALKELKSRGMMIVQGWAADSREDRIRLWENLGFKLVRKFSLMKGDLDEIPSGIGENEEVVLTTVRKDSDEDLKMLNWLGNECFKEHFNYRPGTVEETIYFLRKDPFFRVQEWFFVSLGEEHVGYIGVGVDEKYNVERNVKCGWIMDIGVLKPDRIRGIGTRLMLQGMGTLKDKGMTMAMLGVDDWNVTKAMKLYEKVGFKVTKKDLTYERNLE
- a CDS encoding C-GCAxxG-C-C family protein, which translates into the protein MRQRNTSLPEKAGAYFKQGYNCTQSVLLAMQEHYKLENELIPKIATAFGGRNRKMRLTMRSPNRRHNGNQNKTWNQPANPENREKAYTLAQKFYEQFVKECGSTYCRELIGYDLTNLEDLEKARKLNVFDKK
- a CDS encoding tRNA (pseudouridine(54)-N(1))-methyltransferase TrmY → MREFILYSRRGKTDGNFESLREAGRLDVVYQCLLLGLFTSGAIRRNVVFHVILGGPPCPPLCLTVDGHIVRDVRTDERTWEEILRKVLSGDSHQGISVEKESLQGLVRKKRNVFVLEEKGEDIWNVEFGEDPVFVLGDQVGLPKKDEKYILRFGRKISLGKRPYLAATCVDVINYLADLQNIL